GTACTCGTCCAAACGTTTTCATTTgtgaacaaaatgaaaatcaaatcgTTCAATCTGGTATTTTGGGCTGTGATGGCGTGGGTTTTGGGCAGCCATCAAAGTTATTCAGCAAATATTTTGGCATTTATTACGGACCACAGTCCATCCCATTGCATTATACAGAAGACGCTGTTGAAAGCTTTGGTGAATCGTGGTCACAATGTAAGTAAATTCTTGATCGATGCATAGATGTGACGACACATTGGTTCGTCTAGTCGTTTGTGCATGAACGTTGACTGATTCCATTTCCACGGCACTTCATTGATTGAATCGTGAATCATATACAGAAGGGAGATCTCAACGACCCTTGATATTGGGAAGTGTTTCTATGCGAGTGTGAAGTCTGAAAGACTTTCTATCGTCTGCAGTTGTTTGTGACTGCTTCGAACTGAGAGTCATACTTTTCCGCGTGCACACTTTTAGTGAATCATAAgtgaaatggaaataaataatttcaaccCATGCAAGGCCAGTGATGTAGCTTTAtcgtttcgtttgtttttcagGTCACGCTGGTTTCAATGTGTTCCACCAAACCGACCATCAAAACAATGCCAAATTTCCACGAGCTCCATTTGaccgaaaaaaatgttttcctgaAGGACTTCCGGAGCGAATTGtcagcaaaaattaaaaattccgaCCCGCAAGGCAGCACACTTTCCGATGCCATAACTTCGCTCAAAATAAATGCCCAATCTGCTCACGACGCATTAGAGGATCCAGTGACCCGGTCTTTGCTGAACAGCGGACAGAAATTCGATTTATTCATATTGGGATGGACATACAATGATTTCCTGCTCGGCATTGCAGCCCACTTTAAGTGTCCGTCCATTGTACTCCACACGGTGGCGACAACCAAAACTATTCGAGATTTGGTGGCTAGTCCGACGGCAATCGAAAGCAACCAAGCGTCGGCGATTGTTCATCGTCAAACGGAAATTACGTTTCGGAAAAGACTTTCGTTCTGGTGGGAGCACATCGTTGAATTTGTCATGATCGAACTGTACGACCATTTCGTTCTGCGACCGTATTACAATCAACATTTTCCTGTCGCACAAAACTACCCGTCTTACAGCGACGTGAAACGAAATGTGTCGCTAGTGTTCGTTGGACATCACTTTTCACAAGGCGCGATACGTCCGAATGTTCcgaatttgattgaaatcgGAGgcattcaaatcaaaaatcaacCCGACCCACTGCCCCCAACAATTGACGAATTTTTGCGGAACGCAACCGACCACGGTGCTATTCTATTCAGTTTGGGCACAAACGTTAACAGTACGGATTTTGCGTCGGAGAAACTGGAAGCCATCCTGCAGGTTTTCGCTGGACTGCAACAGAGCGTCATTTGGAAATGGGAAGGCGATGAAATACCGAGAAATAAATCCAACAATGTGCTGATGGTGAAATGGATGCCGCAAGACGACATACTGGCTCATCCCAATATTCGTCTGTTTGTTTCGCATTGTGGATTGGGCGGTGTCACAGAGGCACTGTTCCATGGCGTTCCAATTCTAGGAATTCCGTTCATCTATGACCAGCACATGAATGCTAACAAAATCGCTGAAGAGGGTTGGAGTATCCATTTACCGTACGACAACATTACCGTCCACTCATTCTCGTCGGCCGTAAATGCCATGCTCTCGAATCGAACGTATTCGATGAGAGTGAAAGAATTGTCAAAGCTGTACAGGGATCGGCCGCAAACAGCCCTAGACACAGCTATCTATTGGACGGAATACGTGCTGAGACACAGTGGGGCGCCACACATGCAAACGCCTCAAgttcaaatgaacttttttcaaCGGAACTCGTTAGACGTTGTAGCCTTTTTGGTGCTGTTGGTGGTCGTTGGTTACAATGTGATaaggtttttgttgttgcgaATGTCCGCCGCAAAGCTGATCGTAATTTTGGGCTTATTTCTGTACGTCGATAAGGTCTATCAGTTCATAGCTGTGGATATCATTGTAAGTGCCATACGCGTCAATGAAGCTtggtgtaaataaaaaatgaactttCCGATGATGCGGACGCTTGCGTCGAGTTTAGAAATCCCGATGTCTCAATAGGTTCTTCTTGGGATGAGTTTTGGGGACAGTTGTGGAACACGTTAAGATGAACGCACATAATAGACGATGGGCCTAGGTGTATATTACTTTCAGTTACCGTTATGGTTACTACACAACGTTGGTTGAATTTAGATACTTATTCTACTGAAACTGTAAAACGGAGATGATTGATTCGAGATGGATGTTTACTTGCAACGAAAAACGCACTTAGAGCGAGCGCATCAGTTTCCGGACATTTACCAGTAGTTGCGCGCCTATTGCTCTTTCATTGATAAACGTTGTTATGAATTAAAGGACAATAGGCGTGAGCGAAGTAGTTGATGCCATTCACGAACCGTACACAGAAGAATGGCATGAATGACGCAACCCATTCACTATGAGTTCTTTTGTACAAATATCTGAGTCTAACTTTAGGCGGAAATATAATTAGCTGCCGAAGACATCCTAACAAACGGTTGGTAGGATCTATAGGCTTGGTTCGGAATTGAGTATATGGTCCAACAAACAGGGTATGGTTACTcacacaaaatacaaaatcccaacaaaaatctcttcgagaaaagtgtgacgcaatgaaatacaatttcagatttttttggtaaaattttgttgtttccagtcaatttttttttggtaaaaattatttggcagatgatgagaaaaactaagccagcttgtttgaactaaaattgggtgtaaaaaataatttttgcgtaacgaagttGAAAcagtcaactctagcgatatcattcattttagaaattgtaccaCAAaaactgcgtcacacttttctcgaagaaatttttgttgggatatcagtcgttttagaagttttagaacactgctttttataacagtttataacagaaattcgaaaatttgacgaaaatcgaaaatttgacgaaaatcgaaaatttgacgaaaatcgaaaatttgacgaaaatcgaaaatttcacgaaatttgaaaatttaacgaaattcgaaaatttgacgaaaatcgaaaatttgacgaaaatcgaaaattgacgaaaatcgaaaatttaacgaaattcgaaaatttgacgaaaatcgaaaatttgacgaaaattgaaaatttgacgaagaaagcaACTCTCTAACTGCAACAATTCAAGAAATAGctctaaaaccctaattgacccacccatttccaatttttgacattttttgcatatgcccctctgttctactcgtaaaactctgagactttgccgaaaaatattagtcctttcatcctacgctcgagtagctcaaaatttggtcactctaatcactctagctcgcACGCCTCtctaggtttcaatacagctaagctacagccgaaaacgcgttcccgaccctcgaaaaccacactcagaaaccacttcgaggccaataaaacaaaattctggtttttcctggggtaatggcgtatcacattttcatttttatgcccaccctgagcctcctgcaaaatttcatggagattggttgactagtttccgagatcgaccgtcgatatatagatagacagatagaaacatacagagtaagttgaaagattttgattgtttgggaaaagtcaatttggtgtattttgtatgaaaagtgaccaatttcaaaacgatgtatctccggcaattttaaacctacatagtcgagtgatagctcgttttgctcgtatttgaagtgagaatatgatagaatatgttttgtgatgatataaaccaaagggcagaaactgaaatgttgccgcgtctcaaaaaaatttcttcgttctttttttggaagttagactgcgtcaagtcctccgctatcgctccggacatgatgtcCTATTTActacgacgacaaaaatattcgACTAACAATTGACGTTACTTACGAACCTTACGGACGATAATGGCCTACCCCTAATGTATATTATCGCCGTCTTTCGTTCGCTATATGTGTCCATAGGGTTTGATCGGATCTGTGACAAGTTATCTGCTATTTGTCCAGTAAAATTCATTCTTCATAATTTTAGAACATTAACTGCAATCGTGTAGATAGCCCCTAAAATCGGTGAGTCAATAGCAGTcccaaatatttgaatttgattattttttcagTAAACATCTTTTTTCTTGTCCAGCCTCATTGTTAATCGTAATATGCACTGGACAATAATGCATTATGCATGAACAAGATATAAGAGACTTAACAGTCGATTCAATACAGTTGTTCTGTTGAAATCATTTGCGGTTTGCGCATCTATGCGATCGTGTAATTGTAAAGTCtggtaatttttggtaaataaaattacttaaaataggccctgttgtTAAGCCAAGCTGactaaaaattaaagttttaaaagcagattgagagaaaattgtgaaatgaGTGACATTGAATTGACGAAAGCGAAGCGGCTGTGTTTACCAAAACAACAAGATGCAAGTGCTCAGAATGACGACGCAGAAACGGTAGCGTTGACTGGCAGcattttaaacgatttttgtttACTGCAAATACTAAACCGATTGGACTTAGACGACCTGTGCAACACATTCTATGTGAGCCAACAATTCAAGAGAGTGTCGATCATGGCATTTTCTGCCCGATATAAAACGTTCTGCTACCTGGACAGTTTGAAAATGTCTTTTCCATCATACACTGATTTGTTGCGCTTCCAAATGTGTCGAGTACTTTCGAGATCGATGAAGATCAGAGATGATCCAGCGGGGATTTTCATTGGAATGAGATGTTATCCGATTGACATGGACGCAATATCGAAATATTGTGCTGGAACTCTGGATGAATTGGACGTGCACCTATTTCTACATTTAAAATGTGCCTCGGCCAAACCCCTGTTTTCTTCACTCAAGTCGTTGAACTTGTCCAATGCAGGAGCCTTTGACGGTGATGCTGTTGAACTATTCTCTGGTTGTAATGAGCTTAAGGCATTGAGAGTATCTGGTCTACCTTACAATCAATTTGTTTCCGAAATTGCGCAGAATTATCCGAAATTGGAGCAGCTATACATCCACGACGCTGCAGTAAATGCTGAAACAGTGATTGCTTTGCTGAAATTGAATCCACAAATTAAGACAGTTGACATCATCGGCGAGAGCGCaattaaattgattgctgCTGTCGCATCAGAAATGGACGGTCTTGAGAAGCTAAGAGACTATCATCAGAGAGATCATGGTAATGTCAGCGATTTTGTCAATTTAAAGTCGTTGAAAGTCTTTGAGTTGGATGGTATCGATGATCGATTTGTGGCAGCCTTAAAtgcaatggaaaatgtttcacttGACCGTTTCAAGTGGATCGATTGTCCGTCAAACTCAGTTGCAATCACAAGTCTTCACACATTCGTCGAAGGagcttcaaaattgaatgAGTTTGTCATCCACACAGTTCATTCACATTTGTTCAACCAAACATTCTATGATTCAATGGCTGAAGTTTTGCAAAGACGAACGAGCGCAGAGAAACTTCGAATTAAAATCCGTGACAAAGTTTTGCCATCTCTGCAAATGCACAGCGATTTATTGCAGGTGGAATTCTTGGCAAGCGAAGAATAATGTACGTGCAACCATTGTGAGCCAGATGACCCGAATGACGATTGGGACGATGATTATGTGGACTGGTACAATCTCTGAGTCTTATGAAAACAATTGTCCAATAAAAGATTGAAATAAATCGATCGGCAATGATGCGACAACTTCAGGTGTTTGTATTACCTTCTTCAGGAACAAAAGGTCTCCGGTTtcaatgagtgatagctcgttgcattcgtctttcaattctagagaataTTTCGATGGCGGGACATTTCTGCACGATCAATATCGCCAgtaacgatactatcgttttttgaacgataatatcgtctagaaaacgataatatcgttcctgacgatgcTGACCGTGAAGAAATGTCCCGCCatcgaatttttaattatttttatttttggtgtaaagCCTTCAACAGTGACGGCACATCAGAGGGTCTCGAAAACAGCGCGACAGCCactacaatttcaaaaaatggaaagtaaAACCCGTTCATATAATTGTGTCCGTTAAGAGCACGAAACACGTAAGTTTGACTTTAAAAATGTCCCGCTTTACGTGACAATAATAACCCTATTTTGCACCTGGTCAGGTCCTGGCATAGCATGTAGAGTACAACGGCACAACATCTTTATCccttcaattttctttagtTTGTGAGATGACGAGAAAAAGACCCCAAAAACTTCTCAAATTCAGAATCAGACTCAAAATGTGGATGCAGTGGACAAAGTAGTCCAATAACATTGTGGCTATCTCGTCTGCTTTCCACCACTCGACTGAGTTACTGAGTAGCCAGTGTAAGAGTGCAAAACTTAACGCATTCACTTGAAATGTGCcgaatcctgacattttgcaAACACAACACtggctcctagcatgaactaGGGTGggtttttttgcaaaaaatgtaaagctTCGTGGATTGCatggtaaaataaatattttggcaCTAAAAAAACGTCGAAGCCGCgaggatttaattttttgaatttttttgagctGGCGCAGATTCATCAAAGTTTCGTCAATTTGGtttaaactttgatttttttcgtaacCAAAAACGATCAGCAAAACGGTAGATGTATTTTTCTAACACGTCTTTGTGGCTAAGAAAATTTATGCTGCAAGATGGAAAAAATTGGTGTCGTTGTTCCCAAGATATGacaaaaaagtgatatttttagGCGACGGGAACAGGTTTTCGAGAGTGCTGTCTTGTAAACGGGTTGACGAACTCTGGTAATTGCATTAAATGATAGTTTACAATCATACctatcagggaaaaaaaagtttgtgaaaATTGGTTCAGTTTAGCCGGAGATATTGCCGAAGAACTGGGCTAAAATCTGGCTACTCACCCGTAGAATGACTGATGACCATTTTCTTTGctaataaattacgaaaaaatacaaaaattctccattttcttcattttatgaatcgaaatcgaaattgtaagtaaaagttaaaatatGCGAAAAGTTGGTCAGGTAGACGTCAAATTTGACTCATTTTTGGGGGTCTGCCAACGGTTTTTCGTGCGAATCTTATGAAGTATGGACTTAAGAGCATTGTTAAAGACAggaaatgaaaggtattgactctaccaatcagggaaaaaaagatttttaacaattgtttCAGTTAATCGTGAGATATAGGTCTCGCAGTGAGCATCATTCGAGCTACTCGGCTGTAGAATAATGGGTTACACGTTTCGAAAAACAATCAAGTTAGATGCTAAATATCAGCACTTTGTTTCATTTCTAATCCCAAATAAGGCCTATAATCAATTCTAGAGGCAAAATAGTCGAAATAACTGTTATTTGAAAAGTCATTATATAACTTGATATACAGCATGAAacaccaaatttaattctgtggcatttctcaattattcCGACTCCTTTGCTTCTATAATTCCCTCATGAGCCTTCCTTGTGCTTagaaattaagaaaatgttgatatTTAGCATCTAACTTGATTGTTTTTCGAAACGTGTAACCCATTATTCTACAGCCGAGTAGCTCGAATGATGCTCACTGCGAGACCTATATCTCACGATTAACTGaaacaattgttaaaaatctttttttccctgattggtagagtcaatacctttcatttccTGTCTTTAACAATGCTCTTAAGTCCATACTTCATAAGATTCGCACGAAAAACCGTTGGCAGACCCCCAAAAATTAGTCAAATTTGACGTCTACCTGACCAACTTTTCGCatattttaacttttacttacaatttcgatttcgattcataaaatgaagaaaatggagaatttttgtattttttcgtaatttattagCAAAGAAAATGGTCATCAGTCATTCTACGGGCGAGTAGCTAGATTTTAGCCCAGTTCTTCGGCAAGTTCTCCGGCTAAACTGAACCAATTTTCACAAACTTTTTTCCCCTGATAGGTATGATTGTAAACTATCATTTAATGCAATTACCAGTGTTCGTCAACCCGTTTACAAGACAGCACACTCGAAAACCTGTTCCCGTCGCctaaaaatatcacttttttgtCATATCTTGGGAACAACGACACCAATTTTTTCCATCTTGCAGCATAAATTTTCTTAGCCACAAAGACGTGTTAGAAAAATACATCTACCGTTTTGCTGATCGTTTTTGgttacgaaaaaaatcaaagtttaaaCCAAATTGACGaaactttgatgaatttgcgccagctcaaaaaaattcaaaaaattaaatcctcGCGGCTTCGACGTTTTTTTAGtgccaaaatatttattttaccatGCAATCCACGAagctttacattttttgcaaaaaaaaaccacccTAATGAACACTGAATAggcaaatgtcaaattttggggctttagtgataagagctaccgtATCGGATTGTTTGTACTAACTCATACAACGGAAACGTGTCATCTATCCgcataaaatttcgtcgtgGAAGGACACATTTCACATATTCACGCAACATATCGGCACTGTTTACATGAGTCATTGCAAGTGTGGTGTCGATGGACAGCTGAGACGTCCcgcatttcaaaatttaccattttaattacaaaatattttaataggTGCGTCTCAGGTGCCTCTGAAACttgcaaattttaccaaatatgagGGACAAACTTTGAGCTACTATCGGCCTCTACGTAGTTGgtctccaaaaataattttttggtcattggtagaggaaATGTTGCTCTACTGCTAGACCTATTTATTAGCTTCATCACTCAAGTATACACACCTCtatgactgtttgaaaatcatgtccggagcgatagcggaggacttgacgcagtctaacttccaaaaaaagaacgaagaaatttttttgagacacggcaactatatatagccgagaatttaagtttctttcctttggcctgtatcaccacaaatcctattctatcttattcgcgcttcaaatacaagcaaaacgagctatcactcgactatgtaactttaaaattgccggagatacatcgttttaaagttggtcattttgatagaaaatgcaccaaattaacgttttccaaacaatcaaaatctttcaatctTCAATCtttctgtatgtttctatctgtatatctgtctatctatcgacggtcgatctcggaaactagtcagccaatctccatgaaattttgcaggaacctcagggtgggcataaaaatgaaaatatgatacgccactaccccaggaaaaaccagaattttgttttattggcctcgaagtggtttctgagtgtggttttcgagggtcgggaacgcgttttcggctgtagcttagctgtattgaaaccagaggcgtgcgacccatcaaatgaaaggtattcgtaacacgattcgaacaaaaaatcgggtcagattcgtttgagctagagtgattagagtgaccaaattttgagctactcgagcgtaggatgaaaggactaatattttttttgggttatgaaagatagagagttactttcttcggcaaagtctcagagttttacgagtataaaagaagggcatttgcgaaaaatgtcgaaagttggaaatgggtgggtcaattggggttttggagatatttcttgaatggtggcagatagagaattactttcttcgtcaaattttcgaatttcgtcaaattttcgaaattcgtcaaattttcgaatttcgtcaaattttcgaatttcgtcaaattttcgaatttcgtaaaattttcgaatttcgtcaaattttcgattttcgtcaaattttcgaatttcgtaaaattttcgaattgcgtcaaattttcgattttcgtcaaattttcgattttcgtcaaattttcgaatttcgtcaaattttcgattttcgtcaaattttcgattttcgtcaaattttcgaatttcgtcaaattttcgaatttcgtcaaattttcgaatttcgtcaaattttcgattgtcgtcaaaatttttgattttcgtcaaattttcgaattttgccaaatttccgaatttctgttataaactgttataaaaagcagtgttcaaaaacttctaaaacgactgatatcccaacaaaaatctcttcgagaaaagtgtgacgcagtctttgaagtacaatttctaaaatgaatgatatcgctagagttgacgctttcagcttcgttacgcaaaaattcaattttacacccaattagttcacacaagctggcttagtttttctcatcatctgccaaataatttttaccaaaaaaaaatttgactggaaacaaccaaaattttactctgcgtcgcaaagtggcaaatgttcaggaacagaccagcaagaaaatttatctgccacatgcgacgcagatttttttggtaaaattttggttgtttccagtcaaaattttttttggtaaaaattatttggcagatgatgagaaaacctaagccagcttgtttgaactaaaattgggtgtaaaattgaatttttgcataacgaagctgaaagcgtcaactctagcgatatcattcattttagaaattgtacttcaaagactgcgtcacacttttctcgaagagatttttgttgggatcacattttttcaactttagctTGTCTCTGCACTTGCACTTATGGTACCgattttttgtacaattgttattagaatttcaggcactaCCGATTGCAACCACAACTAGTTTTCCACCACTCTCTCTGTAGACAGGATGGACTATGCACCAATGTCACCGATGGtgcggatgaaaatcaaaaaattttgtggaaccttGGTCAGGGCTTcgagctgactaataatatccaaaaatatcaaaagcgCATCGAAATactcagttaaaattcattcaaccgcaccTTGAtctcatcagcctccgaatatgcAAACAAAGCCCCTGGTAGGTTGTCAAGGCAGATTATTGTTGTTCTTCCTTTAATAGACGTACTTTGAGTAATGTTTATGCATTGTGACGTCACTGGACTGAATACGCTAAATGAAACGGGGTTATGACCTTTCGGACACTTATACGTCGGATGTCCACCATACTAAGGACACTTCGATGAATATACCAGACGGATGGTGCCAgttttttctgtatttcaTTGTACAGTGTCTTGGAACGGCATAGACAATATATTCGCGGGACTTCTATTTTATTAGCCGACTCGATATGGGTATCGCATGAGATGTTTGATACACGATTTCTCTCCGATAAAATGCgtgaaaaggaaaattcaaaattcataaaagatgtttcACATTGACATCAAACTGCCACATTACATAAGTGCTAATATGATGTGCGTACATTACATTATGTATAGCCTATTTTCACATCGT
The sequence above is a segment of the Bradysia coprophila strain Holo2 unplaced genomic scaffold, BU_Bcop_v1 contig_70, whole genome shotgun sequence genome. Coding sequences within it:
- the LOC119083666 gene encoding UDP-glucosyltransferase 2-like, with protein sequence MKIKSFNLVFWAVMAWVLGSHQSYSANILAFITDHSPSHCIIQKTLLKALVNRGHNVTLVSMCSTKPTIKTMPNFHELHLTEKNVFLKDFRSELSAKIKNSDPQGSTLSDAITSLKINAQSAHDALEDPVTRSLLNSGQKFDLFILGWTYNDFLLGIAAHFKCPSIVLHTVATTKTIRDLVASPTAIESNQASAIVHRQTEITFRKRLSFWWEHIVEFVMIELYDHFVLRPYYNQHFPVAQNYPSYSDVKRNVSLVFVGHHFSQGAIRPNVPNLIEIGGIQIKNQPDPLPPTIDEFLRNATDHGAILFSLGTNVNSTDFASEKLEAILQVFAGLQQSVIWKWEGDEIPRNKSNNVLMVKWMPQDDILAHPNIRLFVSHCGLGGVTEALFHGVPILGIPFIYDQHMNANKIAEEGWSIHLPYDNITVHSFSSAVNAMLSNRTYSMRVKELSKLYRDRPQTALDTAIYWTEYVLRHSGAPHMQTPQVQMNFFQRNSLDVVAFLVLLVVVGYNVIRFLLLRMSAAKLIVILGLFLYVDKVYQFIAVDIIVSAIRVNEAWCK